The following coding sequences lie in one Oryza brachyantha chromosome 10, ObraRS2, whole genome shotgun sequence genomic window:
- the LOC102714861 gene encoding probable xyloglucan endotransglucosylase/hydrolase protein 28 has translation MRRRRSSSKQATAMAPGCLLLLLPLLLASAAASWEEEEDAVLAVAARLPRPAAVSFRDGYTQLFGDSNLALHGDGKRVRISLDERTGAGFASQDAYLQGFFSASIKLPADYAAGVVVAFYMSNGDVYEKTHDELDFEFLGNIKGREWRVQTNVYGNGSTSVGREERYGLWFDPTEDFHRYAILWSHDRIVFYIDETPIREVQRTKSMGAQFPSKPMSLYATIWDGSSWATSGGRYKVNYKYAPFVAEFSELMLHGCAVDASTRAPTCSPDISSIHDAVAMSGRQRSAMERFRTKHMTYGYCYDRLRYPTPPSECNVGTEAELFLPSGEARAMDRRGRARRHRRGPADSAF, from the exons atgagaagaagaagaagcagcagcaagcaagcCACAGCAATGGCCCCTggttgcctcctcctcctcctccccctgctgctggcctccgccgcggcgagctgggaggaggaagaggatgcCGTGCTCGCCGTGGCGGCCAGGCTCCCCAGGCCGGCCGCGGTGTCGTTCCGGGACGGGTACACGCAGCTGTTCGGCGACTCCAACCTCGCGCtccacggcgacggcaagcGAGTCCGCATCTCCCTCGACGAACGCACAG GCGCCGGATTCGCGTCGCAGGATGCGTACCTGCAAGGGTTCTTCAGCGCCAGCATCAAGCTGCCGGCCGATTACGCCGCcggtgtcgtcgtcgccttctaT ATGTCCAATGGCGATGTGTATGAGAAGACGCATGACGAGCTGGACTTCGAGTTCCTGGGGAACATTAAGGGGAGAGAATGGAGGGTGCAGACCAATGTGTATGGCAATGGCAGCACATCTGTTGGCAGGGAGGAGAGGTATGGCCTGTGGTTCGATCCGACGGAGGATTTCCACCGTTATGCCATTCTTTGGAGCCATGACCGGATTGT ATTCTACATTGATGAGACTCCAATCAGGGAGGTTCAGAGGACGAAATCCATGGGTGCTCAGTTCCCTTCCAAGCCAATGTCACTGTACGCCACCATCTGGGACGGCTCCAGCTGGGCTACCTCCGGTGGCCGGTACAAGGTGAACTACAAGTACGCCCCTTTCGTCGCGGAGTTTTCAGAGCTCATGCTCCATGGCTGCGCCGTCGACGCCTCGACCCGCGCACCGACGTGCTCGCCGGACATTTCCAGCATCCACGACGCCGTGGCCATGTCCGGCAGGCAAAGATCGGCGATGGAGAGGTTCAGGACGAAGCACATGACTTATGGCTACTGCTATGACCGTCTTCGGTACCCTACTCCTCCTTCAGAGTGCAATGTCGGCACCGAGGCCGAGCTGTTCCTCCCttccggcgaggcgagggccATGGACCGCCGTGGCCGAGCTAGGCGCCACCGTCGTGGTCCGGCAGACTCGGCATTCTGA